From a region of the Microterricola gilva genome:
- a CDS encoding ABC transporter substrate-binding protein codes for MTGALGALVAALALGSGVLLAGAIAGSGNTIVTVRVWDDKVADAYKASFAAFHESNPDITVDVTVIPWTQYWTQLDDDVAAGRADDIFWVNNSYLTDLADDGKLMDIDETLGARAKNDWDSSVVREFTRDGILWGVPQLSDAGIALYYNKAMLAKAGIDPATLETATWSLDPAQDTLLPILKALTHDSSGRSASDPAFDASAVTQFGYNAANDLQGIILPSIGSNGGTFDADGVYTFGEERAAQAIGYQVDLINTHRVAPSATASNADPDFSRDRFVEGGMALFQSGLYNLPYVFEGAEFEWGVASMPAGPAGRVSVTNGIVAAGNAETAHPEATARVLKWLGSTEGNSYVGSSGAAVPGVVAAQQAYFDFWGGKDVDVAKFFEVLADDAPTITPPETANFAKVEAAYRPFMNEVFAGTLPVADGLRQAQDAANAATAAK; via the coding sequence ATGACCGGGGCACTGGGCGCCCTCGTCGCCGCGTTGGCGCTGGGCAGTGGCGTGCTGCTCGCCGGCGCGATCGCCGGTTCAGGCAACACGATCGTGACCGTCCGAGTGTGGGACGACAAGGTGGCCGACGCCTACAAGGCGTCGTTCGCGGCCTTCCACGAGTCCAACCCGGACATCACGGTCGACGTCACGGTGATTCCGTGGACGCAGTACTGGACCCAGCTCGACGACGACGTCGCGGCCGGCCGGGCCGATGACATCTTTTGGGTGAACAACTCGTACCTCACCGACCTCGCCGACGACGGCAAGCTGATGGACATCGACGAGACACTCGGTGCCAGGGCGAAGAATGACTGGGACAGCTCCGTCGTGCGCGAATTCACCCGCGACGGCATCCTCTGGGGTGTCCCCCAGCTCTCGGATGCCGGCATCGCGCTCTATTACAACAAGGCCATGCTGGCCAAAGCCGGGATCGACCCGGCGACGCTGGAGACCGCGACCTGGAGCCTGGACCCAGCCCAGGACACCCTGTTGCCGATTCTCAAGGCGCTCACGCACGACAGCAGCGGGCGGTCGGCGAGTGATCCCGCATTCGACGCCTCCGCCGTGACGCAGTTCGGCTACAACGCCGCCAACGACCTCCAGGGGATCATCCTGCCGTCGATCGGATCCAACGGGGGGACATTCGACGCCGACGGGGTGTACACCTTCGGCGAGGAGCGAGCGGCGCAGGCCATCGGCTACCAGGTCGATCTGATCAATACCCACCGCGTCGCGCCGTCGGCGACCGCGAGCAACGCGGACCCCGACTTCTCCCGCGATCGGTTCGTCGAGGGTGGGATGGCGCTGTTCCAGTCCGGGCTCTACAACCTGCCGTATGTCTTCGAGGGCGCAGAGTTCGAGTGGGGCGTCGCCTCGATGCCGGCCGGCCCGGCCGGACGCGTCTCCGTGACGAACGGCATCGTCGCCGCAGGCAATGCGGAGACCGCCCATCCCGAAGCCACGGCCAGGGTGCTCAAGTGGCTCGGCTCGACGGAGGGCAACAGCTACGTCGGCTCGAGCGGCGCGGCGGTGCCGGGCGTCGTTGCGGCGCAGCAGGCCTACTTCGACTTCTGGGGCGGCAAAGACGTCGACGTCGCGAAGTTCTTCGAGGTGCTGGCCGACGACGCCCCGACCATCACGCCGCCGGAAACGGCGAACTTCGCCAAGGTCGAGGCGGCCTACCGGCCGTTCATGAACGAGGTGTTCGCCGGCACCCTGCCGGTCGCGGATGGCCTGCGCCAGGCGCAGGATGCCGCGAACGCGGCCACCGCGGCGAAGTAG
- a CDS encoding DUF6049 family protein has protein sequence MRPPRRALAVLIAAATLTPAMIGASATTAAPAQAITAPTATAAEPTSVTITIAPAQGAVVHPGEDLPLTVSVDNGTDQTLMSPTVTIGMSDDTLSDSAELASWLRPSDEVLAESDAESSGMPDDAHTVATVELPSLAGGTSSVTPVTVPAASLGLDTAEWGAQGLVASLISDGAVVSAARSTTVLVTGETPRSPLGIAMPITTPASSLGLIPSEMLAVYTGPGGMLTRSLDAALSHNVAIALDPKILVSIRVLGSSAPTSALDWLERLSGATNEIFALPYSDADITAQAQLGVNPFLAPLSFADAIDPADFTATAPTPTPTPREGEDTPSAEPSTEPSGEPTADTGVPTLDELLAWPYSLSGIAWPAPGLVSAPVLPAFTANGFGTTIVSGSNIAPADSAQPSASGVAGEMALLVADTELNSAVSDAITARRESDWQAAMARATAAAAVAADESTPRALLAALPREWPSTASYLNATLSALEQLPFVSSVGLRALSDASAPELTVGETGESPERLAAVANLLERETALTGFSTAVADPATITGPERASLLALLDVAWIPEDEAWRAAVGEDLARTREILDSVSVVESTSVLVVGGSAQFPVTVQNSYTQPVTLTVNLLPSNGRLVVDESVDVTIDAASSSTVLVPVNAHVGNGAVDVQITLTTSAGVQLGSPVTIPVNVQADWEGLGAALLGAAILLFFGFGIFRNIRRRRRERAAGENPESDDESTTPAEVVTGVEGQADVDESESPRG, from the coding sequence GTGAGGCCTCCGCGCCGCGCGCTGGCAGTGCTGATCGCCGCGGCAACACTCACCCCGGCCATGATCGGCGCGAGCGCCACAACGGCAGCCCCAGCGCAGGCCATCACGGCGCCGACCGCAACCGCGGCAGAGCCCACCTCGGTCACGATCACGATCGCCCCGGCGCAGGGAGCCGTCGTGCACCCCGGCGAGGATCTGCCGCTCACGGTGAGCGTCGACAACGGCACCGACCAGACTCTGATGAGCCCCACCGTCACCATCGGCATGAGCGATGACACGCTGAGCGACTCCGCTGAGCTCGCCAGCTGGCTGCGCCCGAGCGACGAGGTCCTCGCTGAGTCGGATGCCGAAAGCTCCGGCATGCCCGACGACGCGCACACCGTCGCAACCGTCGAGCTCCCCAGCCTCGCGGGCGGCACCAGCTCCGTCACGCCCGTGACGGTGCCCGCCGCATCTCTCGGCCTCGACACCGCCGAATGGGGCGCGCAGGGACTCGTCGCGTCGCTCATCAGCGACGGCGCCGTGGTCTCGGCGGCGCGGAGCACAACCGTGCTCGTCACGGGCGAGACTCCCCGCAGTCCTCTGGGCATCGCGATGCCGATCACGACGCCGGCCAGCAGCCTGGGCCTCATCCCCAGTGAGATGCTGGCGGTGTACACCGGTCCGGGCGGGATGCTCACCCGCAGCCTCGACGCCGCGCTCAGCCACAACGTCGCCATCGCCCTCGACCCGAAGATCCTCGTGTCGATCCGCGTCCTCGGCTCCAGCGCGCCGACGTCCGCCCTGGACTGGCTCGAACGGCTCTCAGGCGCGACGAACGAGATATTCGCTCTGCCGTACTCCGACGCCGACATCACCGCCCAGGCGCAACTCGGGGTCAACCCGTTCCTGGCGCCACTCTCGTTCGCCGACGCGATCGATCCCGCGGACTTCACGGCGACGGCCCCGACCCCCACTCCGACCCCGCGCGAGGGGGAGGACACCCCCAGCGCCGAGCCGAGCACGGAGCCGAGCGGTGAGCCAACCGCCGACACCGGTGTCCCCACCCTCGACGAGCTGTTGGCGTGGCCATACTCACTCAGCGGCATCGCATGGCCCGCGCCCGGGCTCGTCAGCGCCCCCGTTCTCCCGGCATTCACGGCGAACGGCTTCGGCACGACCATCGTCTCCGGGTCGAACATCGCTCCGGCCGATTCCGCGCAGCCTTCGGCATCCGGCGTGGCCGGCGAGATGGCGCTGCTCGTCGCCGACACTGAGCTCAACTCCGCCGTCAGCGACGCCATCACCGCCAGACGGGAGAGCGACTGGCAGGCAGCCATGGCACGTGCAACCGCCGCTGCCGCGGTCGCCGCCGACGAGTCGACGCCCCGCGCACTGCTGGCCGCGCTGCCCCGCGAGTGGCCGAGCACTGCGAGCTACTTGAACGCGACGCTCAGCGCGCTCGAGCAACTGCCGTTCGTCTCCTCCGTCGGCCTGCGCGCGCTCAGTGATGCCTCGGCACCCGAGCTGACCGTCGGCGAGACGGGGGAGTCCCCGGAGCGCCTCGCCGCCGTGGCGAATCTGCTCGAACGTGAAACCGCATTGACCGGTTTCAGCACGGCCGTCGCCGACCCCGCGACGATCACCGGGCCGGAGCGGGCGAGCCTGCTCGCACTGCTCGATGTCGCCTGGATTCCAGAGGACGAAGCGTGGCGCGCGGCCGTCGGCGAGGACCTCGCCCGCACCCGCGAGATCCTCGACTCGGTCAGCGTTGTCGAGAGCACCAGCGTGCTCGTGGTCGGTGGCAGCGCCCAGTTCCCGGTGACCGTGCAGAACTCGTACACGCAGCCCGTCACGCTCACCGTCAATCTGCTGCCGTCCAACGGTCGCCTCGTCGTCGATGAATCGGTCGACGTCACGATTGACGCGGCATCCAGCAGCACCGTTCTCGTACCCGTGAATGCCCACGTCGGTAACGGCGCCGTCGACGTGCAGATCACGCTGACGACCTCGGCCGGTGTGCAGCTGGGTTCGCCCGTGACGATCCCGGTCAACGTGCAGGCCGACTGGGAGGGCCTCGGCGCCGCCCTGCTCGGCGCCGCGATTCTGCTGTTCTTCGGCTTCGGCATCTTCCGCAACATCCGCCGTCGCCGGCGCGAGCGGGCCGCGGGCGAGAACCCGGAGAGTGACGACGAGTCCACGACACCTGCTGAGGTGGTTACAGGAGTAGAGGGTCAAGCGGATGTCGACGAGTCAGAGTCACCGCGTGGCTAG
- the trxA gene encoding thioredoxin — translation MTARAVTEATFEAEVLNNEKTVLVDFWAEWCGPCRAVSPILDQIATEHSEKLDIVKVNVDENPQLAMKYQITSIPAMKVYQGGEVVKTVIGAKPKPALEADLAAYLA, via the coding sequence ATGACCGCACGTGCCGTGACCGAAGCCACCTTTGAGGCCGAGGTTCTCAACAACGAGAAGACCGTTCTGGTCGACTTCTGGGCCGAATGGTGTGGCCCCTGCCGTGCCGTCAGCCCGATCCTTGACCAGATTGCGACCGAGCACTCGGAGAAGCTCGACATCGTCAAGGTGAACGTCGACGAGAACCCGCAGCTGGCGATGAAGTACCAGATCACCAGCATCCCGGCGATGAAGGTGTACCAGGGCGGCGAGGTCGTCAAGACCGTCATCGGCGCCAAGCCCAAGCCTGCACTCGAAGCCGACCTGGCCGCCTACCTCGCGTAG
- a CDS encoding D-alanine--D-alanine ligase family protein, with amino-acid sequence MTENIAAETQQDSPEAAGAPATLDIVVLAGGISHERDVSLRSGRRVADALSGAGHRVTVLDPDATLLDAITTRNPDVVWPALHGASGEDGALLSLLEAAGVAFVGSRGDDAALAWSKPTAKTLVARAGIATPKSITLAKETFRDLGAANVLSRVIDRLGTDLVVKPSVGGSAQGVSIVGDASELPRAVVEAYTYSDVALIEKRIQGVELAVGVIDTGDGPRALPAVEIQASSGVYSFDARYNAGETTFFTPARISATAAAHVAETAVAVHELLGLRHVSRIDFILDADGTPWFLEANVLPGLTETSLLPQAIEASGQELGAVYGALAAAARS; translated from the coding sequence ATGACTGAAAACATTGCCGCAGAGACTCAGCAGGATTCACCGGAAGCCGCCGGAGCACCCGCAACCCTCGACATCGTCGTACTCGCCGGCGGAATCTCGCACGAGCGCGATGTCTCACTGCGATCCGGCCGTCGCGTGGCTGACGCACTGAGCGGAGCCGGGCACCGCGTCACCGTTCTCGACCCCGACGCGACGCTGCTCGACGCCATCACCACCCGCAACCCGGATGTCGTCTGGCCCGCGCTGCACGGAGCGAGTGGTGAGGACGGAGCACTGCTCAGTCTGCTCGAGGCGGCCGGTGTTGCCTTCGTCGGATCACGCGGCGATGATGCGGCTCTGGCCTGGTCGAAGCCAACGGCGAAGACGCTCGTTGCTCGCGCCGGCATTGCCACCCCCAAATCCATCACCCTGGCGAAGGAGACCTTCCGTGATCTCGGCGCCGCAAATGTGCTCAGCCGTGTGATCGACCGACTCGGAACGGATCTCGTTGTGAAGCCGTCGGTTGGCGGCTCGGCACAGGGCGTCTCGATCGTGGGCGACGCCTCAGAGCTGCCCCGCGCGGTCGTCGAGGCCTACACATACTCCGACGTCGCGCTCATCGAGAAGCGCATCCAGGGTGTCGAGCTCGCGGTTGGCGTGATTGACACGGGCGATGGGCCTCGGGCACTTCCCGCCGTCGAGATTCAGGCCAGCAGTGGCGTCTACAGCTTCGATGCGCGATACAACGCGGGGGAGACCACCTTCTTCACACCCGCGCGCATCAGCGCGACCGCCGCGGCTCACGTCGCCGAAACCGCCGTGGCCGTGCACGAGCTCCTCGGGCTCCGGCACGTCTCCAGGATCGACTTCATCCTGGATGCCGATGGCACCCCGTGGTTCCTCGAGGCGAACGTGCTCCCAGGCCTCACAGAGACCTCTTTGCTGCCTCAGGCGATCGAGGCCTCTGGACAGGAACTTGGGGCCGTCTACGGGGCTCTGGCGGCCGCTGCGCGCTCCTAG
- the rpsF gene encoding 30S ribosomal protein S6: MNQYELMVILDPEIDERTVAPSLDKFLNVVRNDGGTIDKVDIWGRRRLAYEINKKTEGIYAVVDFTAEPATTTELDRQLKLSEAVMRTKVLRAEEGIAQVAAAQKLAEEKAARKAAAPAKAAKDA; this comes from the coding sequence ATGAACCAGTACGAACTGATGGTTATCCTCGATCCCGAGATCGATGAGCGCACCGTTGCTCCCAGCCTTGACAAGTTCCTCAACGTTGTTCGCAACGATGGTGGCACGATCGACAAGGTCGACATCTGGGGCCGTCGTCGTCTCGCCTACGAGATCAACAAGAAGACCGAAGGCATCTACGCCGTCGTCGACTTCACCGCAGAGCCCGCTACCACCACGGAGCTTGACCGCCAGCTGAAGCTCAGCGAAGCAGTCATGCGCACCAAGGTGCTGCGTGCAGAAGAGGGAATCGCTCAGGTTGCCGCTGCACAGAAGCTCGCCGAGGAGAAGGCCGCCCGCAAGGCTGCCGCTCCGGCCAAGGCTGCGAAGGACGCTTAG
- a CDS encoding PLP-dependent aminotransferase family protein, which yields MTEQHQPGNNLDPWYSHYADRAAGLRASEVRALFAVASRPEVVSLAGGMPFVSALPQDLVINAMDQVMIKQGATALQYGSGQGVPALREQILEVMALEGIQANADDVVVTTGSQHALELVSKLFLDPGDVVISEGPSYVTAMVIFRSYQADVDHVPMDEHGMIPEALREHITRLKAAGRTIKLLYTIPSFHNPAGVTLSWERRLEILAIAKEHDILVLEDNPYGLLYFDRPAPDAMRSVEEDGVIYLGTFSKTLAPGFRTGWALAPHAIREKLVLANEAAVLSPSSFSQLVISEYLATADWKGQINTFRGVYRERKEAMLSALGEYLPQLEWTNPNGGFYVWVTLPEPLDSKAMLPRAVKELVAYTPGTAFYGDGNGHQNIRLSFCYPTPEQIRLGIRRLATVIGGELDLLETFAGTGKLGMSPGAAQFTSPPPNVS from the coding sequence GTGACTGAACAGCACCAGCCCGGCAACAACCTCGACCCGTGGTACTCCCACTACGCCGACCGAGCCGCGGGCCTCCGCGCCTCCGAGGTGCGTGCGCTGTTCGCCGTGGCCTCACGGCCCGAGGTCGTCAGCCTCGCCGGCGGCATGCCGTTCGTCTCGGCGCTGCCCCAGGACCTCGTGATCAACGCCATGGATCAGGTCATGATCAAGCAGGGCGCCACCGCGCTGCAATATGGCTCTGGTCAGGGTGTTCCCGCGCTTCGTGAGCAGATTCTCGAGGTCATGGCCCTCGAGGGCATTCAGGCGAACGCCGACGACGTCGTGGTCACCACCGGCTCGCAGCACGCCCTCGAGCTGGTCAGCAAACTCTTCCTCGACCCGGGCGACGTCGTCATCTCCGAGGGGCCCAGCTACGTCACGGCCATGGTCATCTTCCGCTCGTATCAGGCCGATGTCGACCACGTGCCGATGGATGAGCACGGCATGATTCCCGAGGCCCTGCGCGAGCACATCACGCGCCTCAAGGCTGCCGGGCGCACGATCAAGCTGCTGTACACGATCCCGAGCTTCCACAACCCGGCAGGCGTCACGCTCAGCTGGGAACGGCGCCTTGAGATCCTCGCCATCGCCAAGGAGCACGACATCCTCGTGCTCGAAGACAACCCATACGGCCTCCTCTACTTCGACAGGCCGGCACCGGATGCGATGCGCTCGGTCGAGGAGGACGGCGTCATCTACCTCGGCACCTTCTCGAAGACGCTCGCACCCGGATTCCGTACCGGCTGGGCGCTTGCCCCTCACGCGATCCGGGAGAAGCTCGTGCTCGCCAACGAGGCGGCCGTGCTGTCGCCGAGCTCGTTCAGCCAACTGGTGATCTCCGAGTATCTGGCCACAGCCGATTGGAAGGGACAGATCAACACCTTCCGCGGGGTCTACCGGGAGCGCAAGGAGGCGATGCTCTCGGCACTGGGGGAGTACCTGCCCCAGCTCGAGTGGACGAACCCCAACGGCGGTTTCTACGTGTGGGTCACCCTTCCCGAGCCCCTGGACTCGAAGGCGATGCTCCCGCGCGCGGTCAAAGAACTCGTCGCCTACACCCCGGGCACCGCGTTCTACGGTGATGGCAACGGGCACCAGAACATCCGCCTCTCGTTCTGCTACCCGACCCCGGAACAGATTCGCCTCGGCATCCGGCGACTGGCAACGGTCATCGGCGGCGAGCTCGACCTGCTCGAGACCTTCGCCGGGACCGGCAAACTCGGGATGAGCCCCGGAGCGGCCCAATTCACCTCGCCGCCGCCGAATGTTTCCTAG
- the murJ gene encoding murein biosynthesis integral membrane protein MurJ: protein MASGIGRASALLASGTMVSRVLGFVKVIIFARIIGQFGQGADAFNIANQLPNQIYVIVAGGVLSAVLVPQIVRSSLHKDGGTGYINKLVTVALVILGITTLAATLCAPALTWLVVGNNLPPEQMSLAIAFAYWCLPQIFFYGLYTVLGEVLNARKSFGPFTWVPVFNNVVAIAGLVAFSILFGADPNGTLKATDYTTAMIVVLAGSATLGVIVQATSLLYFWKRIGLSYRPDFHWRGVGLGAAGKMASWTFGMLLLTTFAGIIETRVVSEASGSDASVAVMSTAWLVFMLPHSIITVSIATAYFTRMSEHASTANIAAVRTDASSAVRGTSLIIVLATAVIAVCAYPFSVFFVELFSQVQALGNVILAYIVGLVAFCVLFVFQRTFYALGDTRTPFYFTLFQVILVTIGVIGCSFLPTEWIAAGIALVVSVAGAAQTVLAGFLLRRKLGGIDGRRIVRSLSTYVLAAVIPTALGVFLMAQFGAFEDGGFAVASVPGAIVSMLVVGSAMLVLYFGTLLILRTSELKVVLDPMLARIRRR, encoded by the coding sequence GTGGCTAGCGGCATCGGGCGGGCCAGCGCGCTGCTGGCATCCGGCACCATGGTGTCACGCGTTCTCGGCTTCGTGAAGGTCATTATCTTCGCGCGCATCATCGGGCAGTTCGGCCAAGGCGCCGACGCATTCAACATTGCCAATCAGCTGCCCAATCAGATCTACGTGATCGTCGCAGGGGGCGTGCTGAGTGCCGTCCTGGTGCCGCAAATCGTGCGCTCGTCCCTGCACAAGGATGGCGGCACCGGTTACATCAACAAGCTGGTCACGGTTGCCCTTGTCATCCTTGGCATCACGACCCTCGCCGCGACGCTCTGCGCGCCGGCTCTGACCTGGCTCGTCGTCGGGAACAATCTCCCACCCGAGCAGATGTCGCTCGCCATCGCTTTCGCCTACTGGTGCCTGCCGCAGATCTTCTTCTACGGCCTCTACACGGTGCTTGGCGAAGTGCTCAACGCACGAAAGTCATTCGGCCCGTTCACCTGGGTGCCCGTGTTCAACAACGTCGTGGCAATCGCCGGACTCGTCGCCTTCTCGATTCTGTTCGGGGCGGACCCGAACGGCACCCTGAAGGCCACCGACTACACGACTGCCATGATCGTTGTGCTTGCCGGCAGTGCAACGCTCGGCGTGATCGTTCAGGCAACGTCCCTGCTGTACTTCTGGAAGCGCATCGGCCTCAGCTACCGCCCCGACTTCCACTGGCGAGGGGTGGGCTTGGGTGCAGCGGGAAAGATGGCCAGCTGGACGTTCGGCATGCTGCTCCTGACGACATTCGCCGGCATCATCGAAACGCGGGTCGTGTCCGAGGCCTCTGGCAGCGACGCCTCGGTCGCCGTCATGAGCACAGCCTGGCTGGTCTTCATGCTCCCGCACTCGATCATCACTGTGTCGATCGCGACGGCGTACTTCACCCGCATGAGCGAACACGCGTCGACCGCGAACATCGCGGCCGTGCGCACCGACGCCTCGTCGGCCGTACGTGGAACCTCGCTGATCATCGTGCTGGCCACGGCCGTGATCGCCGTCTGCGCCTACCCCTTCTCGGTCTTCTTTGTCGAACTGTTCTCCCAGGTTCAGGCGCTGGGCAACGTGATCCTCGCGTACATCGTCGGGCTCGTCGCGTTCTGTGTGCTCTTCGTCTTCCAGCGCACCTTCTACGCGCTGGGGGACACCCGCACTCCGTTCTACTTCACCCTGTTCCAGGTCATCCTGGTGACGATCGGCGTGATCGGCTGCTCCTTCCTGCCGACGGAGTGGATCGCCGCCGGCATCGCCCTCGTCGTGAGTGTTGCCGGCGCAGCCCAGACCGTGCTGGCAGGCTTCTTGCTCCGCCGCAAGCTCGGCGGAATCGACGGCCGGCGCATCGTCCGGAGCCTGTCAACGTACGTACTTGCCGCAGTGATTCCGACGGCGCTCGGCGTGTTCCTCATGGCCCAGTTCGGCGCATTCGAGGACGGCGGATTCGCCGTTGCCAGCGTCCCAGGAGCGATTGTCTCGATGCTCGTGGTCGGTTCGGCCATGCTCGTGCTGTACTTCGGCACGTTGCTCATTCTGCGCACATCAGAACTCAAGGTCGTGCTGGATCCGATGCTCGCCCGCATCCGTCGCCGCTAG
- a CDS encoding CCA tRNA nucleotidyltransferase: MQSVAAALARLGDLAATPAVSRLAGAFEAAGYELALVGGPVRDAFLDRGTNDLDFTTNASPDQILTIVTPITEAQWDIGRQFGTIAAKIAGETVEITTYRTDSYVDGTRKPEVVFGTSLDEDLVRRDFTVNSIALRLPQMALVDPSGGIEDLLDGRLRTPSAPEQSFGDDPLRMMRAARFSSQLGFELDAAAFTAMAAGAESIRRISIERVNDELSKLLKTDAPRAGLQLLVDSGIAAIVLPELPALRLEIDEHHHHKDVYEHSLTVLEQAIGYEKSRGKLQSPDLILRLASLLHDIGKPATRRLEPGGVVSFHHHDYVGSKLAKKRLRELRFDNDTIAAVGLLIELHLRFFGYTEGAWTDSAVRRYVRDAGDQLERLHILTRADVTTRNRRKADRLGFAYDDIEARIAQLAEEEEMNAVRPDLDGEQIMSLLGIRPGREVGEAYRFLLELRLDEGPLGEAVATERLLAWWAARD, encoded by the coding sequence ATGCAGAGTGTCGCGGCGGCCCTTGCCCGGCTGGGCGATCTTGCAGCGACGCCAGCTGTCTCCCGGTTGGCCGGTGCGTTCGAGGCGGCGGGCTACGAGCTCGCCCTCGTCGGCGGCCCGGTGCGCGACGCCTTCCTCGACCGCGGCACGAACGACCTCGACTTCACGACGAATGCCTCGCCGGATCAGATCCTCACGATCGTCACGCCGATCACCGAGGCACAGTGGGACATCGGGCGCCAGTTCGGCACGATCGCCGCGAAGATCGCCGGTGAGACCGTTGAGATCACCACCTACCGCACGGATAGCTATGTCGACGGGACGCGCAAGCCGGAGGTGGTGTTCGGCACCTCGCTCGACGAGGATCTCGTCCGCCGTGACTTCACGGTCAACTCGATCGCCCTGCGGCTGCCGCAGATGGCCCTCGTCGACCCATCAGGCGGAATCGAGGACCTCCTTGACGGTCGGCTCCGCACGCCGTCGGCACCGGAGCAGTCCTTCGGCGACGACCCCCTCCGCATGATGCGGGCGGCCCGCTTCTCCTCCCAGCTCGGATTCGAGCTCGACGCAGCGGCGTTCACTGCCATGGCGGCCGGCGCCGAGAGCATCAGGCGCATCTCCATCGAGCGCGTCAACGACGAGCTGTCCAAGCTGCTGAAGACGGATGCCCCGCGCGCCGGTCTCCAGCTGCTCGTCGACTCGGGCATCGCCGCGATCGTCCTGCCGGAGCTCCCGGCCCTCCGGCTGGAGATCGATGAGCACCACCACCACAAGGATGTCTACGAGCACAGCCTGACGGTGCTCGAACAGGCCATCGGCTACGAGAAGTCGCGCGGCAAGCTGCAGAGCCCCGACCTGATTCTGCGCCTGGCCTCTCTTCTCCACGACATCGGCAAGCCGGCGACCCGGCGGCTCGAGCCCGGCGGCGTCGTGAGCTTCCACCACCACGACTACGTCGGCTCCAAGCTGGCGAAGAAGCGACTGCGTGAGCTGCGCTTCGACAACGACACGATCGCCGCCGTCGGACTCCTGATCGAGCTGCACCTACGCTTCTTCGGCTACACCGAGGGCGCGTGGACCGACTCGGCGGTGCGCCGCTATGTGCGTGACGCCGGCGACCAGCTCGAACGCCTGCACATCCTGACGCGCGCCGATGTGACGACGCGCAATCGGCGCAAGGCCGACAGGCTCGGATTCGCCTACGACGACATCGAGGCACGCATCGCGCAGCTGGCCGAAGAAGAGGAAATGAACGCGGTTCGGCCGGATCTGGACGGCGAGCAGATCATGAGCCTGCTCGGCATCCGCCCGGGGCGCGAGGTCGGCGAGGCGTACCGCTTCCTGCTCGAGCTGCGGCTGGACGAGGGGCCCCTCGGCGAGGCCGTCGCGACCGAGCGGCTGCTCGCCTGGTGGGCCGCCCGCGACTGA
- the trxB gene encoding thioredoxin-disulfide reductase: MRQVIIIGSGPSGYTAAIYAARANLQPLLIASSVEAGGELMNTTDVENFPGFPEGIQGPELMTQMQQQAERFGTEVVYDDVTSLDLSGDIKTVTLGSGETHEALSVIFATGSAYRKLGVDGEEKLSGHGVSWCATCDGFFFREKTIAVVGGGDSAMEEATFLTRFASKVYIIHRKDSLRASKIMQERAFNDPKIEFIWNSEVTAIQGDTALSGVALRDTVTGEASELALDGLFIAIGNDPRTHLIHGQLDLTPEGTIAVAGRSSKTSQSGVFAAGDVIDPSYRQAITAAGSGCVAALDAEHYLASLPADLAIAAVAAPAAAAAQA, encoded by the coding sequence GTGCGTCAGGTCATCATCATCGGCTCCGGCCCCTCCGGCTACACCGCTGCCATCTACGCCGCGCGTGCCAACCTCCAGCCGCTGCTGATCGCCAGCTCCGTCGAGGCCGGTGGCGAACTGATGAACACGACGGACGTGGAGAACTTCCCCGGCTTCCCCGAGGGCATCCAGGGCCCGGAACTGATGACGCAGATGCAGCAGCAGGCGGAGCGCTTCGGCACCGAGGTCGTCTACGACGACGTCACCAGCCTCGACCTCAGCGGCGACATCAAGACTGTCACGCTCGGCTCCGGCGAGACCCACGAGGCCCTCTCGGTGATCTTCGCCACCGGTTCCGCCTACCGCAAGCTCGGCGTCGACGGCGAGGAGAAGCTCTCCGGCCACGGCGTCTCGTGGTGCGCGACCTGCGATGGGTTCTTCTTCCGCGAGAAGACCATCGCCGTCGTCGGCGGTGGTGACTCTGCGATGGAGGAGGCCACCTTCCTCACGCGTTTCGCGTCGAAGGTCTACATCATCCACCGCAAGGACTCCCTGCGCGCCTCCAAGATCATGCAGGAGCGGGCATTCAATGACCCGAAGATCGAGTTCATCTGGAACTCCGAGGTCACCGCGATCCAGGGCGACACGGCCCTCAGCGGCGTCGCCCTGCGTGACACCGTGACCGGTGAGGCCTCTGAGCTCGCCCTCGACGGCCTCTTCATCGCGATCGGCAACGACCCGCGCACCCACCTGATCCACGGCCAGCTCGACCTCACCCCAGAGGGCACTATCGCCGTGGCCGGCCGCTCGTCCAAGACCTCCCAGAGCGGCGTCTTCGCCGCGGGCGACGTCATCGACCCGAGCTACCGCCAGGCGATCACCGCGGCCGGCTCCGGCTGTGTCGCCGCACTCGACGCAGAGCACTACCTCGCGTCGCTGCCGGCTGACCTCGCCATCGCGGCGGTGGCCGCCCCAGCCGCGGCTGCAGCGCAGGCCTGA